A region of Bifidobacterium adolescentis ATCC 15703 DNA encodes the following proteins:
- the xylA gene encoding xylose isomerase, producing the protein MGLWDIDKIPYVGREKGPQEGLAFHYYDADKVVAGKKMKDWLRFGVAWWHTFDQQLVDPFGTGTAQRPWYGKYSDPEDEALAKVDYAFEFFQKLGVEYFCFHDRDIAPEGDTLRETDKNLDKVVDKIEENMKSTGIKLLWNTSSLFTNPRFVSGASTSPFADIYAYAGGQLKHSLEIAKRLGAENYVFWGGREGYENLWNTQMKREQEHMAKFFHMCHDYAKEIGLDAQFLIEPKAKEPTMFQYDFDAATAINFLRTYDLMDVFKLNLEGNHANLAGHTYQHEIRTAREAGVLGSLDANQGDKLIGWDMDEFPTDLYETSTVMWEVLAEGQIGPHGGLNFDAKPRRTSFTAEDLFRSHIAGMDSFAAGLLVAAKMHEDKVIENLQAERYSSFDSGIGATVENGTASLASLEEYALDIPQSKLIEATKSDHLESVKATINNYMIDALAEA; encoded by the coding sequence ATGGGTCTGTGGGATATCGATAAGATTCCGTACGTCGGTCGCGAAAAGGGGCCGCAGGAGGGTCTTGCTTTCCATTACTACGATGCCGACAAGGTCGTTGCCGGCAAGAAGATGAAGGACTGGCTGCGTTTCGGCGTCGCATGGTGGCACACCTTCGACCAGCAGCTCGTCGATCCGTTCGGCACCGGCACCGCCCAGCGTCCGTGGTACGGCAAGTATTCCGATCCGGAGGACGAGGCCCTGGCCAAGGTCGACTACGCCTTCGAGTTCTTCCAGAAGCTCGGCGTCGAGTACTTCTGCTTCCATGATCGCGACATCGCTCCGGAAGGCGACACCCTGCGCGAGACCGACAAGAACCTGGACAAGGTCGTCGACAAGATCGAAGAGAACATGAAGTCCACCGGCATCAAGCTGCTGTGGAACACCTCCTCCCTGTTCACCAACCCGCGCTTCGTCTCCGGCGCCTCCACCTCCCCGTTCGCCGACATCTACGCGTACGCCGGCGGCCAGCTGAAGCACTCCCTGGAGATCGCCAAGCGCCTTGGTGCCGAGAACTACGTGTTCTGGGGCGGCCGTGAAGGCTACGAGAACCTGTGGAACACCCAGATGAAGCGCGAGCAGGAGCACATGGCCAAGTTCTTCCACATGTGCCATGACTACGCGAAGGAAATCGGCCTGGACGCCCAGTTCCTGATCGAGCCGAAGGCCAAGGAACCGACGATGTTCCAGTACGACTTCGATGCCGCCACCGCCATCAACTTCCTGCGCACCTATGATCTGATGGACGTCTTCAAGCTGAACCTGGAAGGCAACCACGCCAACCTGGCCGGCCACACCTACCAGCACGAGATCCGCACCGCCCGCGAGGCCGGCGTGCTCGGCTCCTTGGACGCCAACCAGGGCGACAAGCTCATCGGCTGGGATATGGATGAGTTCCCGACCGACCTGTACGAGACCTCCACCGTTATGTGGGAAGTCCTCGCCGAAGGCCAGATCGGCCCTCACGGTGGTCTGAACTTCGACGCCAAGCCGCGTCGTACCTCCTTCACCGCCGAGGATCTGTTCCGTTCCCACATCGCAGGCATGGATTCCTTCGCAGCAGGCCTCCTGGTCGCCGCCAAGATGCACGAGGACAAGGTCATCGAGAACCTGCAGGCCGAGCGCTACAGCTCCTTCGATTCCGGCATCGGCGCAACCGTCGAGAACGGCACCGCCTCCCTGGCTTCCCTCGAGGAGTACGCTCTGGATATCCCGCAGTCCAAGCTCATCGAAGCCACCAAGTCCGATCACCTCGAGTCCGTCAAGGCCACGATCAACAACTACATGATCGACGCCCTGGCCGAGGCGTGA
- a CDS encoding ABC transporter substrate-binding protein → MKFRTIAAATLAVATMLGMGACGSSTGAKDDKTITFWHNATAGDGKQYWEDMAKAFEKKTGVKVQIQAIQNEDFEGKLTTAMQDPASGPDVYMTLGGAKTKDMIDAGQTMDLTDKISDTVKKQMSSALESMSYDGKVYGVPVTVQPGGIWYSKDLFKQAGIDAAPTTFSELKTDVQKLRSAGIDPIALGGKDAWPVGHWYYWLSMRECSPKAYAKGVNDKDFSDSCWTKAGDDLKDLLDANAFNEGFLTTTAQQGASSSAGLLANHKAAMELMGTWEPGVLKDLTPDKKPMADLGFFAFPTVDGGKGEEGALMGAVTGFAVNPEAPDAAVDFVNFMAEKSNQEKYATAFSTIPASAEAYDAVTDENLKAIIEAMKKSDGMQLWMDTALGGNIGNALNSGVVNLLSGQGTSADIVKAMKDAAAKG, encoded by the coding sequence ATGAAGTTCAGAACCATTGCAGCTGCCACTCTTGCGGTGGCGACCATGTTGGGCATGGGTGCCTGCGGCTCCAGCACTGGTGCTAAAGACGATAAGACCATTACGTTCTGGCATAACGCAACAGCTGGTGACGGCAAGCAGTATTGGGAGGATATGGCCAAAGCGTTCGAGAAGAAGACTGGTGTCAAGGTTCAGATTCAGGCCATCCAAAACGAGGATTTCGAAGGCAAGCTGACCACCGCTATGCAGGATCCCGCCTCCGGCCCGGATGTGTACATGACCCTTGGTGGAGCCAAGACCAAGGACATGATTGACGCCGGACAGACCATGGACCTCACTGATAAGATCAGTGACACCGTCAAGAAGCAGATGTCTTCTGCGCTGGAGTCCATGTCCTATGACGGCAAGGTCTATGGTGTTCCAGTCACTGTGCAGCCTGGTGGCATCTGGTATTCCAAGGATCTGTTCAAGCAGGCTGGCATCGATGCCGCGCCGACCACCTTCAGCGAGCTGAAGACCGATGTGCAGAAGCTTCGCAGCGCTGGCATCGATCCGATCGCACTCGGCGGCAAGGATGCTTGGCCGGTCGGTCACTGGTACTACTGGTTGTCCATGCGCGAATGCTCTCCGAAGGCCTACGCCAAGGGCGTCAATGACAAGGACTTCTCCGACTCCTGCTGGACCAAGGCCGGAGATGATCTGAAGGATTTGTTGGATGCGAATGCTTTTAACGAAGGATTCCTCACCACGACGGCCCAGCAGGGCGCCAGCTCGTCCGCAGGTCTGCTGGCCAATCATAAGGCTGCGATGGAGCTCATGGGCACATGGGAGCCTGGAGTTCTCAAGGACCTGACTCCGGACAAGAAGCCAATGGCTGACCTTGGCTTCTTCGCCTTCCCGACCGTGGACGGAGGAAAAGGCGAGGAAGGTGCTTTGATGGGCGCTGTGACCGGTTTCGCTGTCAATCCCGAGGCTCCGGACGCTGCTGTTGATTTCGTCAATTTCATGGCTGAGAAATCAAATCAGGAGAAATACGCCACTGCGTTCAGCACCATTCCGGCTTCCGCCGAAGCTTACGATGCGGTTACCGATGAAAATCTTAAAGCCATCATCGAAGCTATGAAAAAGTCCGATGGCATGCAGCTGTGGATGGATACCGCTCTCGGCGGAAATATTGGCAACGCTCTTAATTCCGGAGTGGTGAATCTGCTTTCCGGACAGGGGACTTCGGCTGACATCGTCAAGGCGATGAAGGACGCAGCGGCCAAGGGCTGA
- a CDS encoding DUF559 domain-containing protein, whose product MDNGAQYSESLARLRTRTIEQCLEAQRRTGRRLVFALDTALSLQGIELPRYRRGGLLADTLHAVIESNGVRTILQGICFVLWSGPQTHMPIHHGRLRCTDSVTTWAMHANRLEDEELVVLGDSMMRRDGHMKKATLEEFRIYVDSLSDLSNYSGSDRLRAVRGVSKMRRALRLMRENTDSSQETRSRIVLLCYGLPCPEVNYAIRLKGYSHVFFADMAYPDLKIIIEYDGRHHASRWLADSKRREALEDEGWLYIQVTAENLRDEDSQRELAERVAQRMSLRLGEPVRLCGRMTIAQIADGRRKGNRL is encoded by the coding sequence ATGGACAATGGAGCACAATATTCGGAAAGCCTCGCACGGCTGAGGACAAGAACCATCGAACAATGTCTCGAAGCGCAGAGGCGCACCGGAAGGCGGCTGGTGTTCGCGCTTGATACCGCACTGAGTTTACAAGGCATCGAACTGCCTCGCTACCGGCGCGGAGGGCTTTTGGCTGATACGCTGCACGCGGTGATTGAAAGTAACGGCGTGCGAACGATACTGCAGGGAATTTGTTTTGTGCTTTGGTCTGGACCTCAGACGCATATGCCGATTCATCATGGTCGATTGCGATGCACGGATTCCGTGACCACATGGGCCATGCATGCCAATCGGCTTGAAGATGAAGAATTGGTGGTTTTGGGTGATTCGATGATGCGGCGTGATGGACATATGAAAAAGGCCACACTGGAGGAGTTTCGGATATATGTCGATAGCTTGTCCGATTTGTCCAACTATTCAGGCTCCGACAGATTACGTGCGGTGAGAGGAGTGTCGAAAATGCGTAGGGCTCTCAGGCTGATGCGGGAGAATACAGATTCTTCCCAGGAAACGAGAAGTCGAATTGTTCTGTTGTGTTATGGTTTGCCTTGTCCGGAAGTGAACTATGCCATTCGGCTCAAAGGCTATTCTCATGTATTTTTCGCGGACATGGCTTATCCGGATTTGAAAATCATCATTGAATACGACGGCAGGCATCATGCCTCGCGATGGTTGGCTGACAGTAAACGTCGGGAAGCGTTGGAGGATGAAGGATGGCTGTATATCCAGGTGACGGCGGAAAATCTCAGGGATGAGGATTCTCAAAGGGAATTGGCGGAACGTGTGGCGCAGAGGATGTCATTGCGTTTGGGGGAGCCTGTGCGGCTATGTGGGCGAATGACGATTGCTCAGATAGCCGATGGTCGGAGGAAGGGCAACCGTCTGTAA
- a CDS encoding LacI family DNA-binding transcriptional regulator: MRNTTKKATVRLSDIAKETGYSLSTVSKALNGRADVSEETRQTINAVLKRYGYSRKATGAKSQRIIEIVFQDFDNVWALEVLRGAIREAKLHDLNVITTEGGNRQHPDSSWIDNMLRRQTDGAILVFSSLTRIERNKLHSRGIPFVLFDPFGNPDPDTLSVQADNWTGGVIATRHLLALGHTRIGIITGPEEMMCSKARLDGYTSALAEHGIETDPELITEGDFTTSGGYAQSISLLKRPNRPTAIFAGSDLQAMGVYEAARQLGLRIPEDLSVVGFDDVQTAAFLGPALTTVRQPLQDMARAAVRMLVEALSTDDVIQPHIIMPTSLVVRNSTQQLEG, from the coding sequence ATGCGCAATACGACAAAGAAAGCTACGGTACGACTCTCTGACATAGCTAAAGAGACCGGTTATTCCCTTTCCACCGTATCCAAGGCGCTCAACGGCAGAGCCGACGTTTCCGAAGAGACGCGGCAAACCATCAACGCGGTGTTGAAACGGTATGGGTATTCCCGTAAAGCGACAGGCGCGAAAAGCCAACGAATTATCGAAATCGTGTTCCAAGATTTCGATAATGTTTGGGCCCTTGAAGTACTCCGTGGCGCCATTCGCGAAGCCAAGTTGCATGATTTGAACGTCATCACCACCGAAGGCGGCAATCGCCAGCACCCGGACTCATCCTGGATTGACAACATGCTGCGTCGGCAGACAGATGGCGCCATTCTTGTCTTCTCCAGTCTGACACGTATCGAACGGAACAAACTGCATTCCAGAGGTATTCCCTTCGTCTTGTTCGATCCATTCGGTAATCCAGATCCAGACACGCTGTCGGTGCAAGCGGACAACTGGACCGGAGGCGTAATCGCCACCAGGCATCTGCTCGCACTCGGACATACCCGCATAGGCATCATCACCGGACCGGAGGAAATGATGTGTTCCAAAGCACGTCTGGACGGATATACATCAGCGCTTGCGGAACATGGAATCGAAACCGATCCCGAACTTATCACCGAAGGCGATTTCACCACTTCCGGCGGTTACGCACAGTCCATCTCCCTGTTGAAACGACCAAATCGTCCGACCGCAATCTTCGCCGGCAGCGATCTGCAGGCCATGGGCGTCTACGAGGCGGCAAGACAGCTGGGATTACGTATTCCGGAGGATTTATCCGTGGTCGGATTCGACGATGTGCAGACTGCCGCATTCCTTGGCCCGGCGCTGACCACCGTACGGCAGCCGCTCCAAGACATGGCAAGGGCCGCCGTACGCATGCTGGTCGAGGCGCTGTCCACCGACGACGTGATCCAACCGCACATCATCATGCCGACATCGCTAGTGGTACGCAACAGCACACAGCAACTCGAGGGTTAA
- a CDS encoding O-acetylhomoserine aminocarboxypropyltransferase/cysteine synthase family protein: protein MSENVDTICVQGGYQPGNGESRTPPIIQATTFKYQSSEQMSRLFDLSESGYFYTRLQNPTNDTVAAKICELEGGAAAMLTSSGQAANFFALFNICNNGDHIVASSAIYGGTFNLINVTMRKMGVECTFVSPDCTEEELEAAFQPNTKAVFGESISNPALIVLDFEKFANAAHRHGVPLIVDNTFPTPINCRPFQYGVDIVTHATTKYMDGHGSCVGGAIVDSGNFDWMAHAEKFPGLTTPDDSYHGVTYAKEFGKAAYITKATAQLMRDFGSTPAPINSWIMGMHLESLGVRMERHCANALAVAKWLDADPRVSWVSFPGLETDKYHALAEKYMPNGTCGVISFGVPGGREKVSAFLDHLKMVSIATHVADARSCTLYPAGTTHRQLTEEQLEEAGVGIDLVRLSCGIENTADIIADLDQALAAVQ from the coding sequence ATGAGCGAAAACGTCGACACCATCTGCGTGCAGGGAGGCTATCAGCCGGGCAATGGAGAATCCCGCACTCCCCCAATCATCCAGGCCACGACCTTCAAATACCAGTCGAGCGAACAGATGAGCCGACTGTTCGACCTGTCCGAATCCGGCTACTTCTACACCCGCCTGCAGAATCCGACCAACGACACCGTCGCCGCGAAGATCTGCGAGCTGGAAGGCGGCGCGGCCGCGATGCTCACCTCGTCCGGCCAGGCGGCGAACTTCTTCGCGCTGTTCAACATCTGCAACAACGGCGACCACATCGTCGCCTCCTCCGCCATCTACGGCGGCACGTTCAACCTCATCAACGTGACCATGCGCAAGATGGGCGTCGAATGTACCTTCGTCAGCCCGGACTGCACCGAAGAGGAACTTGAGGCCGCGTTCCAGCCGAACACCAAGGCCGTGTTCGGCGAGTCCATCTCCAATCCGGCGCTTATCGTGCTCGACTTCGAGAAGTTCGCGAACGCAGCGCATCGTCACGGCGTGCCACTGATCGTCGACAACACCTTCCCGACGCCGATCAACTGCCGTCCGTTCCAGTACGGCGTGGACATCGTCACGCACGCCACCACCAAGTACATGGACGGCCACGGATCCTGCGTGGGCGGCGCGATCGTCGATTCCGGCAATTTCGACTGGATGGCCCATGCGGAGAAATTCCCGGGCCTCACCACTCCGGACGACTCCTACCATGGCGTCACCTACGCGAAGGAATTCGGCAAGGCCGCATACATCACCAAGGCCACCGCGCAGCTCATGCGCGACTTCGGCTCCACTCCGGCGCCAATCAATTCGTGGATCATGGGCATGCATCTGGAATCCCTCGGCGTGCGCATGGAGCGCCACTGCGCGAACGCACTGGCCGTGGCCAAGTGGCTCGACGCCGATCCGCGCGTCAGCTGGGTGAGCTTCCCGGGCCTCGAAACGGACAAGTACCATGCGCTGGCGGAGAAGTACATGCCGAACGGCACCTGCGGTGTGATCTCCTTCGGCGTGCCGGGCGGCCGCGAGAAGGTCTCCGCGTTCCTCGACCATCTGAAGATGGTGTCCATCGCCACGCATGTGGCCGATGCGCGCAGCTGCACGCTGTATCCGGCCGGCACCACGCATCGCCAGCTCACCGAGGAGCAGCTTGAGGAAGCCGGCGTCGGCATCGACCTGGTGCGCCTGAGCTGCGGCATCGAAAACACGGCCGACATCATCGCCGACCTCGACCAAGCCCTCGCCGCCGTGCAGTGA
- a CDS encoding amidohydrolase codes for MGEPYVIENVCFVGSDESVDITIEQGRIADVRSSEKSVAKASKTWIIPGLWDCHTHFTQWSYTLGRLDLIDARSADEAMSLLREHLEERRESGTLDPDQYVVGMRFRHSLWADDAQPTLAAIDAVSGDQPVALSSADMHCGWVNSAAARKLGVHVGESGLVGELEWFDAYCKLDKGPGAADELMRLLRNAEQDAAGKGVVGVRDYEMAENIDTWIDRFKQGLDGLRIEAGVYPERLQQAIDDGWHTGDELPGSHGLGHVGAMKMISDGSLNTRSAYCSTPYSGITPETYGTLSYTPEQIESYMRLATEHGFDIACHAIGDEANTIVLDCAERTHAHGSIEHAQMLKERDIPRLAQLGLAASIQPQHAMDDRDVITRFWGNPAGIPYAFNSLHKSGTKLLMGSDAPVAPLDPWLAISAAVFGTESSDREPFQSEQCLDFETALASSTALGRTTLQAGDAADLVLLDCDPSELESPEAMRAMPDHVLATMLAGCWTYQSHVSRL; via the coding sequence ATGGGCGAACCGTATGTGATTGAGAATGTGTGTTTCGTGGGGTCCGATGAGTCTGTCGACATCACGATTGAGCAAGGGCGGATCGCGGATGTACGGTCTTCGGAAAAGTCGGTAGCCAAGGCTTCAAAAACGTGGATCATTCCCGGCTTGTGGGATTGTCACACGCACTTCACGCAGTGGTCGTACACGCTGGGGCGGCTTGATCTGATTGATGCCCGCAGCGCCGATGAGGCAATGAGTCTGCTACGCGAGCACTTGGAGGAACGCCGCGAATCCGGCACGCTCGACCCGGACCAGTACGTGGTCGGCATGCGGTTCAGACACTCCCTGTGGGCCGATGATGCCCAACCGACATTGGCTGCGATCGACGCGGTGTCGGGCGACCAGCCCGTGGCGCTGTCAAGCGCAGACATGCATTGCGGCTGGGTGAATTCAGCCGCGGCTCGTAAGCTCGGCGTGCATGTAGGCGAGTCGGGACTCGTCGGCGAGCTTGAATGGTTCGACGCTTACTGCAAGCTGGACAAAGGCCCCGGTGCGGCTGACGAGCTGATGCGATTGCTGCGCAACGCGGAACAGGACGCCGCCGGCAAAGGCGTGGTCGGCGTGCGCGACTATGAGATGGCCGAGAACATCGACACGTGGATTGACCGCTTCAAGCAGGGGCTTGACGGATTGCGCATCGAAGCCGGCGTTTACCCCGAACGACTTCAGCAAGCCATCGACGACGGCTGGCATACCGGCGACGAACTTCCCGGAAGCCATGGCTTGGGCCATGTCGGTGCGATGAAGATGATTTCCGACGGCTCGCTCAACACCCGATCCGCCTACTGCTCCACACCGTATTCGGGCATTACGCCGGAAACCTACGGCACGCTGAGCTACACCCCCGAGCAAATCGAATCGTATATGCGGCTCGCCACCGAACATGGCTTCGACATCGCCTGTCATGCCATCGGCGACGAAGCGAACACCATCGTGCTCGACTGCGCGGAACGTACCCACGCGCACGGCTCCATCGAGCATGCCCAAATGCTCAAGGAACGCGACATTCCACGTCTTGCGCAATTGGGACTTGCCGCGAGCATCCAGCCACAGCACGCCATGGACGACCGTGACGTCATCACACGATTCTGGGGCAATCCCGCCGGAATTCCCTACGCGTTCAACAGTTTGCACAAGTCTGGAACCAAACTGCTTATGGGCTCGGACGCGCCGGTCGCGCCGTTGGATCCGTGGCTGGCCATTTCCGCAGCGGTGTTCGGCACGGAGAGTTCCGATCGAGAGCCTTTCCAGTCTGAGCAATGTCTGGATTTCGAAACCGCTCTCGCTTCGTCCACCGCCCTGGGGCGTACGACGTTGCAAGCTGGAGATGCGGCAGACCTAGTGCTGCTGGATTGCGATCCGAGTGAGCTTGAGTCCCCTGAGGCCATGCGCGCCATGCCCGACCATGTGCTCGCCACTATGCTTGCTGGGTGCTGGACATATCAGTCTCACGTATCTCGCTTATAG
- a CDS encoding carbohydrate ABC transporter permease — MSSTSKDAVTLRAKRSKKPSDGKMRRNVEIFVLSAPAILLFVCFVILPIVLGAYYGFYQWKGYGLPSKTGKFVGLQNYITALKDPAFQAAILHTFEVVIGSLVIQAPLAILFALLLNQKFKGRGLIRTLIFVPYVVSEVIVGTGWSLLLQKKGAINEILANFGINGPDWLADPKIAIWTLLLLISWKYVGFAVILMLAGMQSIPEELYEAAKVDGASFWQMQKSITLPLLAPTLRIWVFLSMIGSLQLFDLVYIVWGKYVSTTAGVSTMATYMVREGRGAGNYGYGSAVALIIFVISLIIALVYQKFVLNRDLDGAVTEQKEAEKRARKRAKEVQHREVAALASEVK; from the coding sequence ATGTCAAGTACAAGCAAAGACGCGGTGACGCTGCGCGCTAAGCGGTCCAAGAAACCGTCCGATGGCAAAATGCGTCGTAATGTTGAGATTTTCGTACTGTCCGCACCTGCGATTCTTCTGTTCGTCTGCTTTGTGATTCTGCCTATCGTCTTGGGTGCTTATTACGGCTTCTATCAGTGGAAGGGTTACGGACTTCCCTCCAAGACAGGTAAATTCGTTGGTCTCCAGAACTACATCACAGCGCTTAAGGATCCCGCGTTCCAGGCGGCAATTCTGCATACCTTCGAGGTCGTGATCGGCTCGTTGGTCATCCAGGCTCCGCTCGCCATCCTGTTCGCATTGCTGCTGAACCAGAAGTTCAAGGGGCGTGGTCTCATCCGCACCCTCATCTTCGTGCCGTATGTCGTTTCCGAGGTCATCGTCGGCACAGGATGGAGCCTGTTGCTGCAGAAGAAGGGCGCCATCAATGAGATTCTGGCCAACTTCGGCATCAATGGTCCCGATTGGCTGGCCGACCCGAAGATCGCTATTTGGACGCTGCTGTTGCTGATCAGCTGGAAATACGTCGGTTTCGCCGTAATTCTGATGCTCGCCGGCATGCAATCCATTCCCGAGGAACTGTATGAAGCAGCCAAGGTGGATGGGGCGAGTTTCTGGCAGATGCAGAAAAGCATCACGTTGCCGTTGCTTGCTCCGACGTTGCGGATCTGGGTGTTCCTTTCCATGATTGGCTCTCTGCAGCTTTTCGATCTGGTCTATATCGTGTGGGGCAAGTATGTGTCGACCACCGCTGGTGTGTCCACCATGGCCACCTACATGGTGCGTGAAGGTCGTGGAGCCGGCAACTATGGCTATGGTTCCGCCGTTGCTCTGATCATCTTCGTGATCTCTTTGATCATCGCACTCGTCTATCAGAAGTTCGTGCTGAACCGTGACTTGGACGGTGCTGTTACTGAACAGAAAGAAGCCGAGAAGCGTGCCAGGAAGCGCGCAAAAGAAGTGCAGCATCGTGAGGTTGCTGCCCTGGCAAGTGAGGTGAAGTGA
- a CDS encoding glycoside hydrolase family 43 protein — protein MTTTITIANPILHGMHPDPSWIWDDDLRQIVLVTSTFELVPGLPIYVSRDMAHWKHVSDAIDEELARRLLIPFVDDSGGVYAPTLRRIRGKYVIACTIARINGRKAIAEGCSQAELDAAQAAEGNFVLESDSIDGPWRGPFWIEGAEGIDPDIFEDGDGNVYWTQTRPAVNPQWEGQTEVWTQRINPETWTFVDDGLPAGSGKTVIWRGYGMESVWAEAPHLYRVGDYVYLMTAEGGTSFEHSEMAMRIYAPHGLLRAFEAYEREASESGECIPQVRDGERCYLGTAIRAFHADKKNPILTHRHLGLSEPLQCVGHADLLLHPELGWWLVCLGVRETRGKHDGELLSYLGRESFVAPVSWEHNPADWKLDGNGALDTHEGDPGWPVTCAGLGRLADEITVTTEDDGITIEPRVKSSLAGDVEPALVDVADGSTNDVVVRDERDVSYRRIAKLPTLMPIPMSGSLVIRQNSTHYAVFSMHGTDVRYEMVNGDDSQAGSVAVQADGVRPAVLFDDNRLSVIVTGMHGPVDSATFVRQGQVLLSVDARFLSTEWAGGFVGCMAGFMA, from the coding sequence ATGACCACAACGATTACCATCGCCAATCCCATTCTTCACGGAATGCATCCTGATCCGAGTTGGATTTGGGATGATGATCTTCGGCAAATCGTGCTTGTGACCTCCACCTTCGAACTGGTTCCAGGCTTGCCTATTTACGTTTCCAGGGATATGGCCCACTGGAAACACGTGTCGGATGCCATAGATGAGGAGTTGGCAAGACGTTTGCTCATTCCTTTCGTGGATGACTCGGGTGGCGTCTATGCGCCGACGCTGCGTAGGATTCGTGGCAAATACGTGATTGCCTGCACCATCGCTCGCATCAATGGACGCAAAGCCATCGCGGAAGGATGCTCCCAGGCCGAATTGGATGCGGCCCAGGCGGCGGAAGGCAACTTCGTTCTTGAGTCGGACTCGATCGACGGACCTTGGCGTGGGCCGTTCTGGATCGAGGGCGCCGAAGGCATCGATCCAGACATATTCGAGGACGGGGACGGCAATGTGTACTGGACCCAGACCCGTCCTGCGGTCAATCCGCAATGGGAAGGCCAGACCGAGGTCTGGACCCAACGCATTAATCCGGAGACTTGGACTTTTGTCGATGACGGTCTTCCTGCGGGATCGGGCAAGACGGTAATATGGCGCGGATACGGTATGGAATCGGTGTGGGCTGAGGCGCCGCATCTCTATCGCGTGGGTGATTATGTGTATCTGATGACCGCTGAGGGGGGCACCAGTTTCGAACATAGCGAAATGGCCATGCGCATCTATGCACCGCATGGACTGCTTCGGGCGTTCGAAGCTTACGAACGGGAAGCATCCGAATCGGGTGAGTGCATTCCGCAGGTTCGTGACGGGGAACGCTGCTATCTTGGCACCGCAATCCGTGCCTTCCACGCGGATAAGAAGAATCCGATTCTCACCCACCGACATCTGGGTTTGTCGGAACCGCTGCAATGCGTGGGACATGCGGACCTGTTGCTTCATCCGGAACTGGGATGGTGGCTGGTGTGTCTCGGCGTGAGGGAGACGCGGGGAAAGCATGACGGCGAATTATTGAGCTACTTGGGAAGGGAGAGCTTTGTCGCTCCGGTATCCTGGGAACATAATCCGGCCGATTGGAAGCTGGACGGCAACGGTGCATTAGATACGCATGAGGGTGACCCCGGATGGCCAGTGACGTGCGCTGGTCTTGGCCGCTTGGCCGACGAGATCACGGTTACTACTGAAGACGATGGCATCACCATCGAGCCTAGGGTGAAATCCTCGCTCGCCGGTGACGTGGAACCTGCGCTGGTGGATGTGGCTGATGGCTCGACGAACGATGTGGTGGTGCGCGACGAGCGTGATGTCAGCTACCGCAGAATAGCGAAACTGCCGACGCTCATGCCGATTCCCATGTCCGGTTCTTTAGTGATTCGGCAGAATTCCACGCATTACGCGGTGTTTTCGATGCATGGCACGGATGTGCGCTACGAGATGGTGAATGGAGACGATTCGCAAGCTGGGTCTGTTGCCGTACAGGCTGACGGAGTGCGTCCGGCGGTACTTTTCGACGACAACCGCTTGTCGGTCATCGTAACTGGCATGCATGGTCCGGTTGATTCTGCGACGTTCGTGCGTCAGGGGCAGGTCCTGCTGAGTGTCGATGCCCGTTTCCTCAGCACCGAATGGGCTGGTGGGTTCGTCGGTTGCATGGCCGGCTTCATGGCATAG